One genomic region from Pseudoduganella lutea encodes:
- a CDS encoding type I secretion system permease/ATPase, whose translation MKNLLTVRNEIEQALLGFKKTFYTVGAFSAITNLLMLVPSLYMLQVYDRVLQSRNEYTLLMLTVLMLGAYMLMSALELMRSFVLIRVGARFDMHLNKRVYTAAFEQNLKRAGASAGQSLSDLTNLRQFLTGNALFAFFDAPWFPIYLIVIFLFHWQLGVFALVGTAILVTLAIVNEKVTRKPLAEANAMAITSTTLATNNLRNAEVIESMGMLPNLMGRWYKSHGLFLHLQADASEKAGKIAAITKFVQVSLQSLILGFGALLVLENLMTPGMMIAASILVGRAMQPVQQLIGVWKTWSSTRSAYERLTELLQANPKRESGMQLPKPTGQLSVEGVTAAPPGTNVPVIRNLSFGINPGDVLGIVGPSGCGKSTLARLLVGVWPAAMGKVRLDGADIYHWNKAELGPHLGYLPQDIELFSGTIAENIARFGEVDAEKVVEAAKRAGVHDMILHMPDGYDRKLGDGGAGLSGGQKQRLGLARAMYGDPALLVLDEPNSNLDDAGEAALVRAVTDLRQRGKTIVLITHRTSAIGATTKLLVLQEGGTAMFGPTRDVLNSLQEQQAKRLQAQQGQPGQQAAQQQAAAQQGAQQKPAAQRRAATQQKPAAPQAVPAAGPQAAQATGPQAVPVTATPNMASPVTPQPAPAAEQPVSATQQPAAATPAQPSAEPRAETQVAQAAPQGAPQPAPAQPASPAPAAATTEQK comes from the coding sequence ATGAAAAACCTCCTCACAGTACGTAATGAAATCGAGCAAGCACTGCTCGGCTTCAAGAAAACCTTCTACACGGTCGGCGCTTTCAGCGCCATCACGAACCTGCTGATGCTTGTGCCGTCGCTGTACATGCTGCAGGTGTACGACCGTGTGCTGCAGAGCCGCAACGAATATACGCTGCTGATGCTCACGGTACTGATGCTGGGAGCTTACATGCTGATGTCGGCGCTGGAACTGATGCGCAGCTTCGTACTGATCCGCGTTGGCGCCCGTTTCGACATGCACCTGAACAAGCGCGTCTACACGGCCGCGTTCGAACAGAACCTGAAGCGGGCGGGCGCATCGGCTGGCCAGTCGCTGTCGGACCTGACGAACCTGCGCCAGTTCCTGACCGGCAACGCACTGTTCGCGTTCTTCGACGCGCCCTGGTTCCCGATCTACCTGATCGTGATCTTCCTGTTCCACTGGCAGCTGGGTGTGTTCGCGCTGGTCGGCACCGCCATCCTGGTAACGCTGGCCATCGTCAATGAAAAAGTCACCCGCAAGCCGCTGGCCGAAGCGAACGCCATGGCCATCACGTCGACCACGCTGGCCACGAACAATCTGCGCAATGCCGAGGTCATCGAATCGATGGGCATGCTGCCCAACCTGATGGGCCGGTGGTACAAGTCGCATGGACTGTTCCTGCACCTGCAGGCCGATGCCAGCGAAAAGGCCGGCAAGATCGCCGCCATCACCAAGTTCGTGCAAGTGTCGCTGCAGTCGCTGATCCTTGGTTTCGGCGCATTGCTGGTGCTGGAAAACCTGATGACTCCGGGCATGATGATTGCCGCGTCGATCCTGGTCGGTCGCGCGATGCAGCCGGTACAGCAGCTGATCGGCGTGTGGAAGACCTGGTCCAGCACGCGCAGTGCCTACGAGCGCCTGACCGAGCTGCTTCAGGCGAACCCGAAACGCGAGTCGGGCATGCAACTGCCGAAGCCGACCGGCCAGCTGTCCGTCGAGGGCGTGACTGCCGCGCCGCCCGGCACCAACGTGCCGGTCATCCGCAACCTGTCGTTCGGCATCAATCCTGGCGACGTGCTGGGCATCGTCGGCCCGAGCGGTTGCGGCAAGTCGACGCTGGCACGCCTGCTGGTGGGCGTGTGGCCGGCGGCGATGGGCAAGGTGCGCCTCGATGGCGCCGACATCTATCACTGGAACAAGGCGGAACTGGGTCCGCACCTGGGTTACCTGCCGCAGGATATCGAACTGTTCTCCGGCACGATCGCGGAAAACATCGCGCGATTCGGCGAGGTGGACGCCGAAAAGGTGGTGGAAGCCGCCAAGCGCGCCGGCGTGCACGACATGATCCTGCACATGCCGGACGGTTACGACAGGAAGCTGGGCGACGGCGGTGCCGGCCTGTCCGGCGGCCAGAAGCAGCGCCTGGGCCTGGCCCGCGCCATGTATGGCGATCCGGCGCTGCTCGTGCTGGATGAGCCGAACTCGAACCTCGACGATGCGGGCGAAGCGGCCCTGGTGCGCGCGGTGACCGACCTGCGCCAGCGCGGCAAGACCATCGTGCTGATCACGCACCGCACCAGCGCCATCGGCGCCACCACCAAGCTGCTGGTATTGCAGGAGGGCGGCACGGCCATGTTCGGGCCGACCCGTGACGTGCTGAACTCGCTGCAGGAACAGCAGGCCAAGCGCCTGCAGGCTCAGCAGGGCCAGCCGGGCCAGCAAGCTGCCCAGCAGCAGGCGGCGGCACAGCAGGGGGCACAGCAGAAACCAGCCGCACAGCGGCGAGCTGCGACACAGCAGAAACCGGCGGCCCCGCAGGCCGTGCCGGCAGCCGGGCCACAGGCAGCGCAGGCGACTGGACCGCAGGCGGTCCCTGTGACAGCAACGCCCAACATGGCATCACCGGTAACGCCGCAGCCGGCTCCGGCAGCGGAGCAACCAGTATCGGCAACGCAGCAACCGGCAGCGGCAACGCCGGCGCAACCATCGGCCGAACCACGGGCGGAAACGCAGGTCGCACAGGCCGCACCACAGGGCGCGCCACAGCCGGCGCCCGCGCAGCCGGCCAGCCCGGCACCCGCGGCGGCCACCACGGAGCAGAAATAA
- a CDS encoding HlyD family type I secretion periplasmic adaptor subunit produces MSNIIKAPQGAADVVSHDVTPITVETDDRKYARMGWFIVLAGVLGFLVWACTAPLDKGVPLSGFLAPETNRKAIQLQAGGTVSEILVRDGDVVKAGQVLVRMNDVQVKSAADVTRTQYFTARAAEARLLAELSNEKTVPFPAALEEFRNDPAVQQAVSLQAQLLMSRQMALQNELGALQENIEGLNAQAKGLEESRIAKKAQLDILKEQLDSSRDLAKEGYIPRSRLLDLERTHAQISGTISEDIGNIARSKRQVLELKLRGAQRLQEYQREVRTQLSDVQKEAEGLQARLVGHAYEVENVEVRSPVAGIVVGRSIFSRGAVVTPGQKMMEIVPAEDALVVEGDLPVNMVDRVHVGLPTELIFSAFNTNKTPHIPGTLIHIAADRSVDEKTGFAFYKVKAKVSPEGAKMIAQLKLDIVPGMPVELFVKTGERTMMSYLMKPVIDRAHSALSED; encoded by the coding sequence ATGTCCAATATCATCAAGGCGCCGCAGGGCGCAGCCGACGTCGTCAGCCACGACGTCACCCCCATCACCGTCGAGACCGATGACCGCAAGTATGCACGGATGGGCTGGTTCATCGTGCTGGCCGGCGTGCTGGGTTTCCTGGTCTGGGCGTGCACCGCGCCGCTCGACAAGGGCGTGCCACTGTCCGGATTCCTGGCACCGGAAACGAACCGCAAGGCGATCCAGCTGCAGGCGGGCGGCACCGTGTCCGAAATCCTCGTGCGCGATGGCGACGTGGTCAAGGCCGGCCAGGTGCTGGTGCGCATGAACGACGTGCAGGTGAAGTCCGCCGCCGACGTCACGCGTACCCAGTATTTCACGGCCCGCGCCGCGGAGGCACGCCTGCTGGCTGAACTGAGCAACGAAAAGACGGTGCCGTTCCCGGCTGCGCTGGAAGAATTCCGCAACGACCCGGCAGTGCAGCAGGCCGTGTCGCTGCAGGCGCAACTGCTGATGTCGCGCCAGATGGCGTTGCAGAACGAACTGGGCGCGCTGCAGGAAAACATCGAAGGCCTGAATGCGCAAGCGAAGGGCCTGGAGGAATCGCGCATCGCCAAGAAGGCGCAGCTCGACATCCTGAAGGAACAGCTGGACAGTTCGCGCGACCTGGCGAAGGAAGGCTACATTCCGCGTTCCCGCCTGCTGGACCTGGAGCGCACCCACGCGCAGATCAGCGGCACGATCTCGGAAGACATCGGCAATATCGCGCGCTCGAAGCGCCAGGTCCTGGAACTGAAGCTGCGCGGCGCCCAACGCCTGCAGGAATACCAGCGCGAGGTGCGTACCCAGCTTTCCGACGTGCAGAAGGAAGCGGAAGGCTTGCAGGCGCGCCTGGTGGGGCATGCCTATGAAGTGGAGAACGTCGAAGTGCGGTCGCCGGTCGCCGGCATCGTCGTCGGAAGAAGCATCTTCAGCCGTGGCGCCGTCGTGACGCCCGGCCAGAAGATGATGGAAATCGTGCCGGCCGAAGATGCGCTGGTGGTCGAAGGCGACCTGCCGGTCAACATGGTGGACCGTGTGCACGTGGGCTTGCCGACCGAACTGATCTTCTCCGCGTTCAACACCAACAAGACGCCGCACATCCCCGGCACGCTGATCCATATCGCGGCCGACCGCAGCGTCGATGAAAAGACCGGCTTTGCTTTCTACAAGGTCAAGGCGAAAGTGTCGCCGGAAGGCGCGAAGATGATCGCGCAGCTGAAACTGGACATCGTGCCGGGCATGCCGGTGGAACTGTTCGTGAAGACGGGCGAACGCACGATGATGAGCTACCTGATGAAGCCGGTCATCGACCGTGCCCATTCGGCGCTGTCGGAGGATTGA